The window TGTCTTTAATGTGTTGGATCTGTAACGCTCTGCAGGTGCTCTATAAGCAAAGAAAAGATGAGTTGTCAGTGAAAAGAAGCTTAACTGAGGTAATTTTGCTGTTGTGACTCACGTGGGAAGGTCATTTCACCAACAGGGAGCCTGAAGAAAAATTTTTTGGATCTAGGCTCATTCATCAGTGTACTCTTGATGCATTAATTgtattgattttctttgttgtgacagaaaaaagaaatcagccCAAAGACAGATTTCCAGTCTGTTACAGACCTGCTTGGACTAGGTATTCTACCcaatacacatgcacatgctaACTCTTATTTACAGAGTAATTCTAACAACTGTATGATGGATTATTATTCGTACAATCAGTGGCATATTGATTTTTCTACCCTTTTTATGACATTACACAGCGAGCTTCACGGGTGTCCTTTTCAAATGTCAAAGCACCCAGAAAGCAACATTTCCATTTGGATCCTcttattgttattgatttttctcagttataaccaaaaactaacagctgtataaatataaaattaattgTATGTTTTCCGCCTGCATCAGAAAGGACAAACACAATATTCTAAGCATGTTTCTGTCTACCTTCATTTAGATGCCCCTGCTCCAAGCCCTGCAGTGTCTAGTAGTGGAGCATGTGTTCCAAACAGTAATGAGAGCCCAGCAGTTTCTAATCCACCTCTGGCACATTCTGCACTGGATCTCTTCAGTTCTCTGCCAACACCCTCTTCTGCTTCCTCGACTAAAACTACGGTAGGAGATAACAAACTGTACATATTGTgcaatgtatgtatgtatgcactTTCCAGCATCCTGCCACCATTGAAAACCTTTCTTCTCTGTCCATGCTGCACTGCAACCCTTTCCCTTTTTCCAGCATGTCTCCAGCTCCATGCCTCAGAGCAGGGTGACTgcctcagtgcctgaaaacctcAGTCTTTTCCTAGATCCTACACCTAAAGCAGAGGAGGGCACTGTGAAGAAACTGTCCAAGGACTCAATTCTGTCCTTGTACGCTTCCGCCCCCTCAGTGCACGCTAGCAGTATGGCGACACATGGTGAGAACTAGATAGACTTTGCTCAgatgttgttttctctgtcttttcttacACCTGCACCAATGTTGTCTACATTGATaatcaaaatacacacaataaacaaaatgtttagtcTCATCCATTTTCTAACTGTAATTGTTGTCAGCAGGTTTATACATGAACCAAACGGGATACCCGACACATCCATATGGTTCGTACCATTCTTTAGCCCAGGCAGGTGCAATGGGAGGcaccatgatgacatcacagatgGCCATGATGGGACATCAACAGAGCGGCATGATGGGGGTTCAGCAGAATGGCTTAATGGGTGCCCATGGTGTCATGGCTCAGCCTAGCAGCGGTGTGGCATCGCCCTACATGACAGGGATGACCCAGGGCATGATGGGACAGCAGCAAGGTGGAATGATGGTACATCAGCAAAATGGCATTATGGGACAGCAGCAAAGCAGGATGATGGTACAGCAGCAGAATGGCATTATGGGACAGCAGCAGAGTGGGATGATGgtacagcagctgcagagcgGAATGACAGCACAACAGCAGGTTGGAGGTTTGGCCACATTACCCCACCAGCAGATGTACGGAGTGCAGCAAGCCCAGCAGCTACAGTGGAACATTGCCcaggtgtgtgtctgaaaacCTCAGTCTTTTCCTAGATCCTGCACCTAAAACGGAGGAGGGAACAGTGAagaaacagtttgtttgttgttatttgttttacaatataataataatataaatacagaaaatagcAACAGTTGTGTTAATCACAACTCACTGCGTGTTTTGTGGCTTTCAGATGACTCAACACATGGCTGGCATGAATATCTACAACACCAGCAGCATGATGAGCTACAACAGTCAGCACATGGGAGGTTCAACAGCTCCGAGTTCAACGCACATGACAGCACACATCTGGAAATGAACTCATCTGTTCAACAGGTGATGTAACACCAGTGACCCAGACATGAATCTGCGGAATAGACTGTCCATAAGATAATTTCCAGTGcgaggcaggaggaggaggagacaggtgTAAAAAAAGAATGATTTGGGAAACCACTAttacctctctttctctctcttctcgGCCCATGCATCCTTTTCGCGTCTCAACCATGGTCATGATTTGCAGACATCCATGCTTGCCTTcgaaacattttcatataacaACCTAGACAACAGGGTTAAGAGGCCACTGGTTAGGACGACATGGCTTTCGTTGCACCTAGCCTTTCTGTGAGTGTCTACGCACATCTGCTGAATCTGGTTGGTCACTAACTGTTTGACTTAAAAGAAACgtgtaatgttttttcttaaagtcagaaaaacataaaagcattgtctgtctctttcagtaGTTTGGACAGTGAAGTTAGTCTACCCTGGCTTCATCTGCCGACGCACTTGAATGCATGTTGCCAAGGAGCAACATATTTCTTGCTGCAAGGCTGAGGTATAATTAAGATTTTCTAATTCGTTAAACCAGCCATACCGGTGTGTCACAACAGAATCTCAACTATTCTCCAAACCACTGTGGTTGTAGTTGTACTCAGTTGTACTAAAACTTTCTTTGCACTGCACACAGACCACTATTGGACAGATTTCCCACtagaaatgattattttttattgaaacaATAGGCCCTTTGTTTTGGACAGAGGTATAATAAAAGCATGATACTCAGTTCTATTAAAATAGGTTCAGCTGAATGCCCAATGTCATCACACCTTCAAGCTgcatgaagaagagaaagggagTTATCAACTTTTCTGGATTCGTGTTAGTGGGAAATTTAGTAAAATCTTAAGAGGAAACTATATAAAATACTTAAGTTATCCAACCTAACAATTAGAAATCCCTTTATGTGTTGGTAAGCTCCTATATCCTCACTCTCTCACAAGTTAAAGCAGCCACAAATCC of the Mastacembelus armatus chromosome 11, fMasArm1.2, whole genome shotgun sequence genome contains:
- the smap2 gene encoding stromal membrane-associated protein 2 isoform X2; this encodes MMTGKSVKDVDRYQTVLNSLLALEENKYCADCESKGPRWASWNLGIFICIRCAGIHRNLGVHISKVKSVNLDQWTQEQVQCVQEMGNAKAKRLYEAFLPECFQRPETDQSAEIFIRDKYDKKKYMDKVIDIQMLRKEKSCDNIPKEPVVFEKMKPVLYKQRKDELSVKRSLTEKKEISPKTDFQSVTDLLGLDAPAPSPAVSSSGACVPNSNESPAVSNPPLAHSALDLFSSLPTPSSASSTKTTHVSSSMPQSRVTASVPENLSLFLDPTPKAEEGTVKKLSKDSILSLYASAPSVHASSMATHGLYMNQTGYPTHPYGSYHSLAQAGAMGGTMMTSQMAMMGHQQSGMMGVQQNGLMGAHGVMAQPSSGVASPYMTGMTQGMMGQQQGGMMVHQQNGIMGQQQSRMMVQQQNGIMGQQQSGMMVQQLQSGMTAQQQVGGLATLPHQQMYGVQQAQQLQWNIAQMTQHMAGMNIYNTSSMMSYNSQHMGGSTAPSSTHMTAHIWK
- the smap2 gene encoding stromal membrane-associated protein 2 isoform X1, giving the protein MMTGKSVKDVDRYQTVLNSLLALEENKYCADCESKGPRWASWNLGIFICIRCAGIHRNLGVHISKVKSVNLDQWTQEQVQCVQEMGNAKAKRLYEAFLPECFQRPETDQSAEIFIRDKYDKKKYMDKVIDIQMLRKEKSCDNIPKEPVVFEKMKPVLYKQRKDELSVKRSLTEKKEISPKTDFQSVTDLLGLDAPAPSPAVSSSGACVPNSNESPAVSNPPLAHSALDLFSSLPTPSSASSTKTTHVSSSMPQSRVTASVPENLSLFLDPTPKAEEGTVKKLSKDSILSLYASAPSVHASSMATHAGLYMNQTGYPTHPYGSYHSLAQAGAMGGTMMTSQMAMMGHQQSGMMGVQQNGLMGAHGVMAQPSSGVASPYMTGMTQGMMGQQQGGMMVHQQNGIMGQQQSRMMVQQQNGIMGQQQSGMMVQQLQSGMTAQQQVGGLATLPHQQMYGVQQAQQLQWNIAQMTQHMAGMNIYNTSSMMSYNSQHMGGSTAPSSTHMTAHIWK
- the smap2 gene encoding stromal membrane-associated protein 2 isoform X3, which encodes MMTGKSVKDVDRYQTVLNSLLALEENKYCADCESKGPRWASWNLGIFICIRCAGIHRNLGVHISKVKSVNLDQWTQEQVQCVQEMGNAKAKRLYEAFLPECFQRPETDQSAEIFIRDKYDKKKYMDKVIDIQMLRKEKSCDNIPKEPVVFEKMKPKKEISPKTDFQSVTDLLGLDAPAPSPAVSSSGACVPNSNESPAVSNPPLAHSALDLFSSLPTPSSASSTKTTHVSSSMPQSRVTASVPENLSLFLDPTPKAEEGTVKKLSKDSILSLYASAPSVHASSMATHAGLYMNQTGYPTHPYGSYHSLAQAGAMGGTMMTSQMAMMGHQQSGMMGVQQNGLMGAHGVMAQPSSGVASPYMTGMTQGMMGQQQGGMMVHQQNGIMGQQQSRMMVQQQNGIMGQQQSGMMVQQLQSGMTAQQQVGGLATLPHQQMYGVQQAQQLQWNIAQMTQHMAGMNIYNTSSMMSYNSQHMGGSTAPSSTHMTAHIWK
- the smap2 gene encoding stromal membrane-associated protein 2 isoform X4 gives rise to the protein MMTGKSVKDVDRYQTVLNSLLALEENKYCADCESKGPRWASWNLGIFICIRCAGIHRNLGVHISKVKSVNLDQWTQEQVQCVQEMGNAKAKRLYEAFLPECFQRPETDQSAEIFIRDKYDKKKYMDKVIDIQMLRKEKSCDNIPKEPVVFEKMKPKKEISPKTDFQSVTDLLGLDAPAPSPAVSSSGACVPNSNESPAVSNPPLAHSALDLFSSLPTPSSASSTKTTHVSSSMPQSRVTASVPENLSLFLDPTPKAEEGTVKKLSKDSILSLYASAPSVHASSMATHGLYMNQTGYPTHPYGSYHSLAQAGAMGGTMMTSQMAMMGHQQSGMMGVQQNGLMGAHGVMAQPSSGVASPYMTGMTQGMMGQQQGGMMVHQQNGIMGQQQSRMMVQQQNGIMGQQQSGMMVQQLQSGMTAQQQVGGLATLPHQQMYGVQQAQQLQWNIAQMTQHMAGMNIYNTSSMMSYNSQHMGGSTAPSSTHMTAHIWK